One part of the Muntiacus reevesi chromosome 18, mMunRee1.1, whole genome shotgun sequence genome encodes these proteins:
- the LOC136149555 gene encoding primary amine oxidase, liver isozyme-like isoform X2 codes for MAFVPTAVPWSPEHQIQSLQVTRKQLETEEQAAFPLGGASPRYLYLASKQKNKWGHPRGYRIQTVSFAGGPLPQNSSMERAFSWARYQLAVTQRKEGEPSSTSIYNLNDPWSPTLDFSDFINNETIAGQDLVAWVTVGFLHIPHAEDIPNTVTVGNGVGFFLRPYNFFDQEPSMDSADSIYFREDQDAGSCQVNSLACLPQVAACAPDLPAFSHGGFSHNQVVLGMGNVTGIPEPGVGMGGDRP; via the exons ATGGCTTTTGTCCCCACGGCAGTACCCTGGAGCCCAGAGCACCAGATACAGAGCCTGCAGGTGACCCGGAAGCAGCTGGAGACAGAGGAGCAGGCCGCCTTCCCCCTGGGAGGGGCCTCCCCTCGCTACCTGTACCTGGCCAGCAAGCAGAAGAACAAGTGGGGGCACCCTCGGGGCTACCGCATCCAGACGGTCAGCTTTGCTGGGGGGCCACTGCCCCAGAACAGCTCCATGGAGAGAGCCTTCAGCTGGGCAAG GTACCAGCTGGCCGTGACCCAGCGGAAGGAGGGGGAGCCCAGCAGCACCAGCATCTATAATTTGAACGACCCCTGGAGCCCCACCCTGGACTTCAGTGACTTCATCAACAATGAGACCATTGCTGGGCAA GACTTGGTGGCCTGGGTGACAGTCGGTTTCCTGCACATCCCACATGCAGAGGACATTCCCAACACCGTGACAGTGGGGAACGGTGTGGGCTTCTTCCTGCGACCCTACAACTTCTTTGACCAGGAGCCCTCCATGGATTCTGCTGACTCCATCTACTTCCGGGAGGACCAGGATGCTGGATCCTGTCAGGTCAACTCCCTGGCTTGCCTGCCCCAGGTTGCTGCCTGTGCCCCTGacctccctgccttctcccacgGGGGCTTCTCCCACAACCAGGTGGTTCTTGGAATGGGGAATGTGACTGGGATCCCAGAGCCAGGGGTCGGGATGGGAGGGGACAGGCCCTAA